A genomic region of Colletes latitarsis isolate SP2378_abdomen chromosome 7, iyColLati1, whole genome shotgun sequence contains the following coding sequences:
- the Osbp gene encoding oxysterol binding protein isoform X3 translates to MTERTYFRWRVRFKKKNACEHATFCKMGDPKALHGTQEMKGWLFKWTNYLKGYQRRWFVLSNGLLSYYRAEPTGGPKISTRRKRKAGRASENPAEMSHTCRGTISLHGALIHTVDACTFVVSNGGTQTFHIKAATEVERQQWVTALELAKAKAIQAMESEEEEEEFQDNDSQKPEQASVIKDLSQRLEDLQACNDLINKKGAMLQRALNDLESLEPPSPELAAKIKTVSERATLFRIAAGAMVNTSNEYLQLAQQQEPKWKKMLQHERDQKVRIEKMVEQLARQHSHLEEAAQHAIPSAVPAGGHRPSHTAVTTSPSEDEEDNVEFYDAQESDTFTLSISATNNSRERTDSQGSDDGSSSEGDQTPLPLSDNAGANNFLIVTDSTVVQTATTVDNTDNLDSTTWQTNNGSSGCSGVTGSKRKRRTRVPEKPNYPLNLWSIMKNCIGKDLSKIPMPVNFSEPLSMLQRLTEDYEYADILDRAAECTDSFEQMAYVAAFTISSYSTTASRTGKPFNPLLGETYECDRCDDLGWRAISEQVSHHPPMLAQHCEGRKWRCWQEFTMASKFRGKYLQVIPLGTAHLEMEGGMQHYTWRKVTTTVHNIIVGKLWVDQSGDTDIVNHKEGIKCHLKYTPYSYFSRDSQRKVKGVVMNSNNEVKWVVQGTWDTKIEIAPVISTSGIQDNQVYKTGPYILAWKRRMPPEDSDKYYNFTELACQLNEPEEGVAPTDSRFRPDQRLMENGHWDEANVEKLRLEEKQRAVRRAREHEAEKAASQGLPYETYEPLWFKKEQDPYTDSVCYVYGGEYWECKSKEMFGFI, encoded by the exons ATGACAGAACGAACGTATTTTCGTTGGCGTGTCCgtttcaagaa GAAAAACGCGTGTGAGCACGCAACGTTTTGTAAAATGGGGGACCCAAAGGCTCTGCACGGTACACAGGAGATGAAAGGCTGGCTATTTAAATGGACTAATTATTTAAAAGGTTACCAACGAAGATGGTTCGTCCTGTCAAATGGCCTACTGTCGTATTACAG GGCTGAACCAACAGGGGGGCCAAAGATATCAACACGACGCAAGCGGAAGGCTGGCAGAGCCTCCGA AAATCCTGCGGAGATGTCTCACACGTGCCGCGGCACGATATCCTTGCACGGGGCCTTAATACACACCGTGGACGCTTGCACATTTGTTGTAAGCAACGGTGGTACGCAAACCTTCCATATCAAGGCGGCAACGGAGGTAGAACGACAACAGTGGGTCACAGCTCTCGAGTTGGCGAAGGCCAAGGCCATTCAAGCCATGGAATCTG aagaagaggaggaggaaTTTCAAGATAACGACAGTCAAAAGCCAGAACAAGCTTCCGTAATAAAGGACCTGTCCCAACGCTTGGAAGATCTGCAGGCCTGCAATGATTTGATAAACAAGAAGGGAGCTATGCTTCAACGTGCTTTAAACGACCTCGAATCGCTCGAACCTCCATCGCCAGAATTAGCAGCAAAAATAAAGACAGTCAGCGAACGAGCCACGCTTTTTCGCATCGCGGCAGGTGCTATGGTTAAT ACGAGCAATGAGTATTTGCAGCTAGCGCAACAGCAAGAGCCAAAATGGAAAAAGATGCTGCAGCATGAGCGCGATCAGAAGGTGCGGATAGAGAAAATGGTTGAACAACTGGCAAGGCAGCACTCCCACCTGGAAGAGGCTGCACAGCATGCGATCCCCTCGGCAGTTCCAGCAGGGGGGCACAGACCTTCgc ATACAGCTGTTACAACTTCTCCATCTGAAGACGAAGAGGACAATGTAGAGTTTTATGATGCTCAAGAATCAGACACTTTTACATTAAGTATTTCTGCAACAAACAATTCCAGAGAACGAACTGATTCTCAAGGTAGCGATGATGGCTCTAGTTCAGAAGGAGATCAGACACCTTTGCCTCTGTCAGATAATGCCGGTGCAAACAACTTTCTTATTGTGACCGATTCTACAGTAGTACAAACTGCCACCACTGTTGATAATACCGACAATCTGGACAGT ACAACTTGGCAAACCAACAATGGCAGCAGTGGCTGCTCCGGGGTGACAGGTTCTAAAAGGAAGCGGAGAACTAGAGTACCTGAGAAACCAAATTATCCGTTAAATTTATGGAGTATCATGAAAAATTGTATTGGTAAAGATTTATCAAAAATTCCTATGCCCGTCAATTTTTCGGAGCCGCTTAGTATGCTTCAACGGCTTACAGAAGATTATGAATACGCAGATATTTTAGATAG GGCAGCAGAATGTACAGATAGCTTTGAGCAAATGGCTTATGTGGCTGCATTTACCATATCCAGCTATTCCACAACCGCTTCCAGAACTGGCAAACCTTTCAATCCTTTATTAGGCGAAACGTATGAATGCGATCGATGCGATGATTTAGGATGGCGAGCAATTTCAGAGCAAGTATCTCATCATCCACCAATGTTGGCGCAGCATTGCGAGGGCCGAAAGTGGCGTTGTTGGCAAGAATTTACGATGGCATCCAAATTTCGTGGAAAATATCTTCAA GTAATACCATTAGGAACTGCTCACCTTGAAATGGAGGGTGGAATGCAACATTACACGTGGCGAAAAGTCACTACCACTGTACACAATATTATAGTAGGAAAATTATGGGTTGATCAAAGTGGTGATACAGACATTGTGAATCATAAAGAAGGTATAAAGTGCCATTTGAAGTATACGCCGTATTCGTACTTCTCGAGGGACAGTCAACGTAAAGTAAAAGGAGTAGTCATGAATTCGAATAACGAAGTAAAGTGGGTAGTACAAGGTACATGGGACACAAAGATAGAAATTGCCCCCGTGATTAGTACGTCCGGTATACAAGACAATCAAGTATATAAAACAGGGCCTTATATACTCGCTTGGAAGCGTCGTATGCCGCC TGAAGACTCTGATAAGTATTACAATTTCACGGAACTAGCGTGTCAACTTAACGAGCCCGAAGAGGGCGTAGCTCCAACAGATTCCCGATTTAGGCCTGATCAAAGATTAATGGAGAACGGCCATTGGGATGAAGCAAATGTAGAAAAGCTTCGATTAGAGGAGAAACAGAGAGCTGTTCGACGTGCACGAGAACACGAAGCTGAGAAGGCAGCTTCTCAAG GTTTACCATACGAAACTTACGAACCGTTATGGTTCAAAAAAGAGCAGGACCCATACACAGATAGTGTATGCTACGTATATGGTGGCGAATATTGGGAGTGTAAAAGTAAAG AAATGTTTGGATTCATTTAA
- the Osbp gene encoding oxysterol binding protein isoform X5 yields the protein MTERTYFRWRVRFKKKNACEHATFCKMGDPKALHGTQEMKGWLFKWTNYLKGYQRRWFVLSNGLLSYYRNPAEMSHTCRGTISLHGALIHTVDACTFVVSNGGTQTFHIKAATEVERQQWVTALELAKAKAIQAMESEEEEEEFQDNDSQKPEQASVIKDLSQRLEDLQACNDLINKKGAMLQRALNDLESLEPPSPELAAKIKTVSERATLFRIAAGAMVNTSNEYLQLAQQQEPKWKKMLQHERDQKVRIEKMVEQLARQHSHLEEAAQHAIPSAVPAGGHRPSHTAVTTSPSEDEEDNVEFYDAQESDTFTLSISATNNSRERTDSQGSDDGSSSEGDQTPLPLSDNAGANNFLIVTDSTVVQTATTVDNTDNLDSTTWQTNNGSSGCSGVTGSKRKRRTRVPEKPNYPLNLWSIMKNCIGKDLSKIPMPVNFSEPLSMLQRLTEDYEYADILDRAAECTDSFEQMAYVAAFTISSYSTTASRTGKPFNPLLGETYECDRCDDLGWRAISEQVSHHPPMLAQHCEGRKWRCWQEFTMASKFRGKYLQVIPLGTAHLEMEGGMQHYTWRKVTTTVHNIIVGKLWVDQSGDTDIVNHKEGIKCHLKYTPYSYFSRDSQRKVKGVVMNSNNEVKWVVQGTWDTKIEIAPVISTSGIQDNQVYKTGPYILAWKRRMPPEDSDKYYNFTELACQLNEPEEGVAPTDSRFRPDQRLMENGHWDEANVEKLRLEEKQRAVRRAREHEAEKAASQGLPYETYEPLWFKKEQDPYTDSVCYVYGGEYWECKSKGDWSRCPSIF from the exons ATGACAGAACGAACGTATTTTCGTTGGCGTGTCCgtttcaagaa GAAAAACGCGTGTGAGCACGCAACGTTTTGTAAAATGGGGGACCCAAAGGCTCTGCACGGTACACAGGAGATGAAAGGCTGGCTATTTAAATGGACTAATTATTTAAAAGGTTACCAACGAAGATGGTTCGTCCTGTCAAATGGCCTACTGTCGTATTACAG AAATCCTGCGGAGATGTCTCACACGTGCCGCGGCACGATATCCTTGCACGGGGCCTTAATACACACCGTGGACGCTTGCACATTTGTTGTAAGCAACGGTGGTACGCAAACCTTCCATATCAAGGCGGCAACGGAGGTAGAACGACAACAGTGGGTCACAGCTCTCGAGTTGGCGAAGGCCAAGGCCATTCAAGCCATGGAATCTG aagaagaggaggaggaaTTTCAAGATAACGACAGTCAAAAGCCAGAACAAGCTTCCGTAATAAAGGACCTGTCCCAACGCTTGGAAGATCTGCAGGCCTGCAATGATTTGATAAACAAGAAGGGAGCTATGCTTCAACGTGCTTTAAACGACCTCGAATCGCTCGAACCTCCATCGCCAGAATTAGCAGCAAAAATAAAGACAGTCAGCGAACGAGCCACGCTTTTTCGCATCGCGGCAGGTGCTATGGTTAAT ACGAGCAATGAGTATTTGCAGCTAGCGCAACAGCAAGAGCCAAAATGGAAAAAGATGCTGCAGCATGAGCGCGATCAGAAGGTGCGGATAGAGAAAATGGTTGAACAACTGGCAAGGCAGCACTCCCACCTGGAAGAGGCTGCACAGCATGCGATCCCCTCGGCAGTTCCAGCAGGGGGGCACAGACCTTCgc ATACAGCTGTTACAACTTCTCCATCTGAAGACGAAGAGGACAATGTAGAGTTTTATGATGCTCAAGAATCAGACACTTTTACATTAAGTATTTCTGCAACAAACAATTCCAGAGAACGAACTGATTCTCAAGGTAGCGATGATGGCTCTAGTTCAGAAGGAGATCAGACACCTTTGCCTCTGTCAGATAATGCCGGTGCAAACAACTTTCTTATTGTGACCGATTCTACAGTAGTACAAACTGCCACCACTGTTGATAATACCGACAATCTGGACAGT ACAACTTGGCAAACCAACAATGGCAGCAGTGGCTGCTCCGGGGTGACAGGTTCTAAAAGGAAGCGGAGAACTAGAGTACCTGAGAAACCAAATTATCCGTTAAATTTATGGAGTATCATGAAAAATTGTATTGGTAAAGATTTATCAAAAATTCCTATGCCCGTCAATTTTTCGGAGCCGCTTAGTATGCTTCAACGGCTTACAGAAGATTATGAATACGCAGATATTTTAGATAG GGCAGCAGAATGTACAGATAGCTTTGAGCAAATGGCTTATGTGGCTGCATTTACCATATCCAGCTATTCCACAACCGCTTCCAGAACTGGCAAACCTTTCAATCCTTTATTAGGCGAAACGTATGAATGCGATCGATGCGATGATTTAGGATGGCGAGCAATTTCAGAGCAAGTATCTCATCATCCACCAATGTTGGCGCAGCATTGCGAGGGCCGAAAGTGGCGTTGTTGGCAAGAATTTACGATGGCATCCAAATTTCGTGGAAAATATCTTCAA GTAATACCATTAGGAACTGCTCACCTTGAAATGGAGGGTGGAATGCAACATTACACGTGGCGAAAAGTCACTACCACTGTACACAATATTATAGTAGGAAAATTATGGGTTGATCAAAGTGGTGATACAGACATTGTGAATCATAAAGAAGGTATAAAGTGCCATTTGAAGTATACGCCGTATTCGTACTTCTCGAGGGACAGTCAACGTAAAGTAAAAGGAGTAGTCATGAATTCGAATAACGAAGTAAAGTGGGTAGTACAAGGTACATGGGACACAAAGATAGAAATTGCCCCCGTGATTAGTACGTCCGGTATACAAGACAATCAAGTATATAAAACAGGGCCTTATATACTCGCTTGGAAGCGTCGTATGCCGCC TGAAGACTCTGATAAGTATTACAATTTCACGGAACTAGCGTGTCAACTTAACGAGCCCGAAGAGGGCGTAGCTCCAACAGATTCCCGATTTAGGCCTGATCAAAGATTAATGGAGAACGGCCATTGGGATGAAGCAAATGTAGAAAAGCTTCGATTAGAGGAGAAACAGAGAGCTGTTCGACGTGCACGAGAACACGAAGCTGAGAAGGCAGCTTCTCAAG GTTTACCATACGAAACTTACGAACCGTTATGGTTCAAAAAAGAGCAGGACCCATACACAGATAGTGTATGCTACGTATATGGTGGCGAATATTGGGAGTGTAAAAGTAAAGGTGATTGGTCGCGGTGCCCAAGCATATTTTAG
- the Osbp gene encoding oxysterol binding protein isoform X2 produces MTERTYFRWRVRFKKKNACEHATFCKMGDPKALHGTQEMKGWLFKWTNYLKGYQRRWFVLSNGLLSYYRAEPTGGPKISTRRKRKAGRASENPAEMSHTCRGTISLHGALIHTVDACTFVVSNGGTQTFHIKAATEVERQQWVTALELAKAKAIQAMESEEEEEFQDNDSQKPEQASVIKDLSQRLEDLQACNDLINKKGAMLQRALNDLESLEPPSPELAAKIKTVSERATLFRIAAGAMVNTSNEYLQLAQQQEPKWKKMLQHERDQKVRIEKMVEQLARQHSHLEEAAQHAIPSAVPAGGHRPSHTAVTTSPSEDEEDNVEFYDAQESDTFTLSISATNNSRERTDSQGSDDGSSSEGDQTPLPLSDNAGANNFLIVTDSTVVQTATTVDNTDNLDSTTWQTNNGSSGCSGVTGSKRKRRTRVPEKPNYPLNLWSIMKNCIGKDLSKIPMPVNFSEPLSMLQRLTEDYEYADILDRAAECTDSFEQMAYVAAFTISSYSTTASRTGKPFNPLLGETYECDRCDDLGWRAISEQVSHHPPMLAQHCEGRKWRCWQEFTMASKFRGKYLQVIPLGTAHLEMEGGMQHYTWRKVTTTVHNIIVGKLWVDQSGDTDIVNHKEGIKCHLKYTPYSYFSRDSQRKVKGVVMNSNNEVKWVVQGTWDTKIEIAPVISTSGIQDNQVYKTGPYILAWKRRMPPEDSDKYYNFTELACQLNEPEEGVAPTDSRFRPDQRLMENGHWDEANVEKLRLEEKQRAVRRAREHEAEKAASQGLPYETYEPLWFKKEQDPYTDSVCYVYGGEYWECKSKGDWSRCPSIF; encoded by the exons ATGACAGAACGAACGTATTTTCGTTGGCGTGTCCgtttcaagaa GAAAAACGCGTGTGAGCACGCAACGTTTTGTAAAATGGGGGACCCAAAGGCTCTGCACGGTACACAGGAGATGAAAGGCTGGCTATTTAAATGGACTAATTATTTAAAAGGTTACCAACGAAGATGGTTCGTCCTGTCAAATGGCCTACTGTCGTATTACAG GGCTGAACCAACAGGGGGGCCAAAGATATCAACACGACGCAAGCGGAAGGCTGGCAGAGCCTCCGA AAATCCTGCGGAGATGTCTCACACGTGCCGCGGCACGATATCCTTGCACGGGGCCTTAATACACACCGTGGACGCTTGCACATTTGTTGTAAGCAACGGTGGTACGCAAACCTTCCATATCAAGGCGGCAACGGAGGTAGAACGACAACAGTGGGTCACAGCTCTCGAGTTGGCGAAGGCCAAGGCCATTCAAGCCATGGAATCTG aagaggaggaggaaTTTCAAGATAACGACAGTCAAAAGCCAGAACAAGCTTCCGTAATAAAGGACCTGTCCCAACGCTTGGAAGATCTGCAGGCCTGCAATGATTTGATAAACAAGAAGGGAGCTATGCTTCAACGTGCTTTAAACGACCTCGAATCGCTCGAACCTCCATCGCCAGAATTAGCAGCAAAAATAAAGACAGTCAGCGAACGAGCCACGCTTTTTCGCATCGCGGCAGGTGCTATGGTTAAT ACGAGCAATGAGTATTTGCAGCTAGCGCAACAGCAAGAGCCAAAATGGAAAAAGATGCTGCAGCATGAGCGCGATCAGAAGGTGCGGATAGAGAAAATGGTTGAACAACTGGCAAGGCAGCACTCCCACCTGGAAGAGGCTGCACAGCATGCGATCCCCTCGGCAGTTCCAGCAGGGGGGCACAGACCTTCgc ATACAGCTGTTACAACTTCTCCATCTGAAGACGAAGAGGACAATGTAGAGTTTTATGATGCTCAAGAATCAGACACTTTTACATTAAGTATTTCTGCAACAAACAATTCCAGAGAACGAACTGATTCTCAAGGTAGCGATGATGGCTCTAGTTCAGAAGGAGATCAGACACCTTTGCCTCTGTCAGATAATGCCGGTGCAAACAACTTTCTTATTGTGACCGATTCTACAGTAGTACAAACTGCCACCACTGTTGATAATACCGACAATCTGGACAGT ACAACTTGGCAAACCAACAATGGCAGCAGTGGCTGCTCCGGGGTGACAGGTTCTAAAAGGAAGCGGAGAACTAGAGTACCTGAGAAACCAAATTATCCGTTAAATTTATGGAGTATCATGAAAAATTGTATTGGTAAAGATTTATCAAAAATTCCTATGCCCGTCAATTTTTCGGAGCCGCTTAGTATGCTTCAACGGCTTACAGAAGATTATGAATACGCAGATATTTTAGATAG GGCAGCAGAATGTACAGATAGCTTTGAGCAAATGGCTTATGTGGCTGCATTTACCATATCCAGCTATTCCACAACCGCTTCCAGAACTGGCAAACCTTTCAATCCTTTATTAGGCGAAACGTATGAATGCGATCGATGCGATGATTTAGGATGGCGAGCAATTTCAGAGCAAGTATCTCATCATCCACCAATGTTGGCGCAGCATTGCGAGGGCCGAAAGTGGCGTTGTTGGCAAGAATTTACGATGGCATCCAAATTTCGTGGAAAATATCTTCAA GTAATACCATTAGGAACTGCTCACCTTGAAATGGAGGGTGGAATGCAACATTACACGTGGCGAAAAGTCACTACCACTGTACACAATATTATAGTAGGAAAATTATGGGTTGATCAAAGTGGTGATACAGACATTGTGAATCATAAAGAAGGTATAAAGTGCCATTTGAAGTATACGCCGTATTCGTACTTCTCGAGGGACAGTCAACGTAAAGTAAAAGGAGTAGTCATGAATTCGAATAACGAAGTAAAGTGGGTAGTACAAGGTACATGGGACACAAAGATAGAAATTGCCCCCGTGATTAGTACGTCCGGTATACAAGACAATCAAGTATATAAAACAGGGCCTTATATACTCGCTTGGAAGCGTCGTATGCCGCC TGAAGACTCTGATAAGTATTACAATTTCACGGAACTAGCGTGTCAACTTAACGAGCCCGAAGAGGGCGTAGCTCCAACAGATTCCCGATTTAGGCCTGATCAAAGATTAATGGAGAACGGCCATTGGGATGAAGCAAATGTAGAAAAGCTTCGATTAGAGGAGAAACAGAGAGCTGTTCGACGTGCACGAGAACACGAAGCTGAGAAGGCAGCTTCTCAAG GTTTACCATACGAAACTTACGAACCGTTATGGTTCAAAAAAGAGCAGGACCCATACACAGATAGTGTATGCTACGTATATGGTGGCGAATATTGGGAGTGTAAAAGTAAAGGTGATTGGTCGCGGTGCCCAAGCATATTTTAG
- the Osbp gene encoding oxysterol binding protein isoform X1, which yields MTERTYFRWRVRFKKKNACEHATFCKMGDPKALHGTQEMKGWLFKWTNYLKGYQRRWFVLSNGLLSYYRAEPTGGPKISTRRKRKAGRASENPAEMSHTCRGTISLHGALIHTVDACTFVVSNGGTQTFHIKAATEVERQQWVTALELAKAKAIQAMESEEEEEEFQDNDSQKPEQASVIKDLSQRLEDLQACNDLINKKGAMLQRALNDLESLEPPSPELAAKIKTVSERATLFRIAAGAMVNTSNEYLQLAQQQEPKWKKMLQHERDQKVRIEKMVEQLARQHSHLEEAAQHAIPSAVPAGGHRPSHTAVTTSPSEDEEDNVEFYDAQESDTFTLSISATNNSRERTDSQGSDDGSSSEGDQTPLPLSDNAGANNFLIVTDSTVVQTATTVDNTDNLDSTTWQTNNGSSGCSGVTGSKRKRRTRVPEKPNYPLNLWSIMKNCIGKDLSKIPMPVNFSEPLSMLQRLTEDYEYADILDRAAECTDSFEQMAYVAAFTISSYSTTASRTGKPFNPLLGETYECDRCDDLGWRAISEQVSHHPPMLAQHCEGRKWRCWQEFTMASKFRGKYLQVIPLGTAHLEMEGGMQHYTWRKVTTTVHNIIVGKLWVDQSGDTDIVNHKEGIKCHLKYTPYSYFSRDSQRKVKGVVMNSNNEVKWVVQGTWDTKIEIAPVISTSGIQDNQVYKTGPYILAWKRRMPPEDSDKYYNFTELACQLNEPEEGVAPTDSRFRPDQRLMENGHWDEANVEKLRLEEKQRAVRRAREHEAEKAASQGLPYETYEPLWFKKEQDPYTDSVCYVYGGEYWECKSKGDWSRCPSIF from the exons ATGACAGAACGAACGTATTTTCGTTGGCGTGTCCgtttcaagaa GAAAAACGCGTGTGAGCACGCAACGTTTTGTAAAATGGGGGACCCAAAGGCTCTGCACGGTACACAGGAGATGAAAGGCTGGCTATTTAAATGGACTAATTATTTAAAAGGTTACCAACGAAGATGGTTCGTCCTGTCAAATGGCCTACTGTCGTATTACAG GGCTGAACCAACAGGGGGGCCAAAGATATCAACACGACGCAAGCGGAAGGCTGGCAGAGCCTCCGA AAATCCTGCGGAGATGTCTCACACGTGCCGCGGCACGATATCCTTGCACGGGGCCTTAATACACACCGTGGACGCTTGCACATTTGTTGTAAGCAACGGTGGTACGCAAACCTTCCATATCAAGGCGGCAACGGAGGTAGAACGACAACAGTGGGTCACAGCTCTCGAGTTGGCGAAGGCCAAGGCCATTCAAGCCATGGAATCTG aagaagaggaggaggaaTTTCAAGATAACGACAGTCAAAAGCCAGAACAAGCTTCCGTAATAAAGGACCTGTCCCAACGCTTGGAAGATCTGCAGGCCTGCAATGATTTGATAAACAAGAAGGGAGCTATGCTTCAACGTGCTTTAAACGACCTCGAATCGCTCGAACCTCCATCGCCAGAATTAGCAGCAAAAATAAAGACAGTCAGCGAACGAGCCACGCTTTTTCGCATCGCGGCAGGTGCTATGGTTAAT ACGAGCAATGAGTATTTGCAGCTAGCGCAACAGCAAGAGCCAAAATGGAAAAAGATGCTGCAGCATGAGCGCGATCAGAAGGTGCGGATAGAGAAAATGGTTGAACAACTGGCAAGGCAGCACTCCCACCTGGAAGAGGCTGCACAGCATGCGATCCCCTCGGCAGTTCCAGCAGGGGGGCACAGACCTTCgc ATACAGCTGTTACAACTTCTCCATCTGAAGACGAAGAGGACAATGTAGAGTTTTATGATGCTCAAGAATCAGACACTTTTACATTAAGTATTTCTGCAACAAACAATTCCAGAGAACGAACTGATTCTCAAGGTAGCGATGATGGCTCTAGTTCAGAAGGAGATCAGACACCTTTGCCTCTGTCAGATAATGCCGGTGCAAACAACTTTCTTATTGTGACCGATTCTACAGTAGTACAAACTGCCACCACTGTTGATAATACCGACAATCTGGACAGT ACAACTTGGCAAACCAACAATGGCAGCAGTGGCTGCTCCGGGGTGACAGGTTCTAAAAGGAAGCGGAGAACTAGAGTACCTGAGAAACCAAATTATCCGTTAAATTTATGGAGTATCATGAAAAATTGTATTGGTAAAGATTTATCAAAAATTCCTATGCCCGTCAATTTTTCGGAGCCGCTTAGTATGCTTCAACGGCTTACAGAAGATTATGAATACGCAGATATTTTAGATAG GGCAGCAGAATGTACAGATAGCTTTGAGCAAATGGCTTATGTGGCTGCATTTACCATATCCAGCTATTCCACAACCGCTTCCAGAACTGGCAAACCTTTCAATCCTTTATTAGGCGAAACGTATGAATGCGATCGATGCGATGATTTAGGATGGCGAGCAATTTCAGAGCAAGTATCTCATCATCCACCAATGTTGGCGCAGCATTGCGAGGGCCGAAAGTGGCGTTGTTGGCAAGAATTTACGATGGCATCCAAATTTCGTGGAAAATATCTTCAA GTAATACCATTAGGAACTGCTCACCTTGAAATGGAGGGTGGAATGCAACATTACACGTGGCGAAAAGTCACTACCACTGTACACAATATTATAGTAGGAAAATTATGGGTTGATCAAAGTGGTGATACAGACATTGTGAATCATAAAGAAGGTATAAAGTGCCATTTGAAGTATACGCCGTATTCGTACTTCTCGAGGGACAGTCAACGTAAAGTAAAAGGAGTAGTCATGAATTCGAATAACGAAGTAAAGTGGGTAGTACAAGGTACATGGGACACAAAGATAGAAATTGCCCCCGTGATTAGTACGTCCGGTATACAAGACAATCAAGTATATAAAACAGGGCCTTATATACTCGCTTGGAAGCGTCGTATGCCGCC TGAAGACTCTGATAAGTATTACAATTTCACGGAACTAGCGTGTCAACTTAACGAGCCCGAAGAGGGCGTAGCTCCAACAGATTCCCGATTTAGGCCTGATCAAAGATTAATGGAGAACGGCCATTGGGATGAAGCAAATGTAGAAAAGCTTCGATTAGAGGAGAAACAGAGAGCTGTTCGACGTGCACGAGAACACGAAGCTGAGAAGGCAGCTTCTCAAG GTTTACCATACGAAACTTACGAACCGTTATGGTTCAAAAAAGAGCAGGACCCATACACAGATAGTGTATGCTACGTATATGGTGGCGAATATTGGGAGTGTAAAAGTAAAGGTGATTGGTCGCGGTGCCCAAGCATATTTTAG